AAAGAAGGTTGACGCGGGAGATGATGACGGAGATCGACAGGGCGACTGCTGGATCTACCGAGCGAAGAAAGCAGATACGAAACTGCACGTATTTTACCACATTGGATAATACCGCGCTCTGCGAACTGCTGCATCCCGCTAACGAACCGAAAGAATTGGCAATTCGGTTCAGTATCGCGCACGCACTCGTAAAACCGGGTGAGACGACACGACCTCATCGGCTCAAGACCTCCGCAGAGGTATATTATATCGTGGATGACAAAGGGAAGATGTCTATTGACGACGAAACTGCGACACTCCATTCTGGGCAGGCTGTTTATATCCCGCCTGGCTCAAAACAGCATATTCAAAACACGGGCGATTCTGATTTGAAATTCGTGTGCATCGTTTATCCGATGTGGTGCCACGAAGATGAAGAATTGGTGTGAAATCCACCTCTCACCAGTCCACACGCTGACCGAGACCCTGAACCTCAGCATTCTGCACGGCTAACCGCGCGGCAACAGCGTCCTGTACAGCAACGCCGACAGATTTGAAGAAGGTCACCTGCTCCGACCGCGTGCGGCCCTGCTTACGTCCGAGCACGAGTTCGCCGAGTTCCGCGTGGAGATGTTCTTCCGAGATGGTACCTTGCCGGATGGGTTGAATCAAATCGCCAGCCTCGGCGAGTGCCGCTTCACGCGAGTCCACCACCACGAGTGCGCGCGACACGGTCTCCGCAGGCACTTCTTGCATATCCGGAGTGTACGAGCCGATTCCGTTAATATGCACTCCAGACTTGAGGTCAGCATCAGCGAAAACAGGGGTAACGGAGGTCGTCGCGGTGCAAATCACGTCTGCGTCAGCTACTGCCTGCTGAGGACTTGCAGCAGCACGTAAATCGCGGGGAATCGGCCCCGTGCCAGCCATTTCACTGATAAACGCTTCCACCCTCTCCTGGATGCGATCGTATACCCAGACCGTTTGAATCGCCCGTACGGTACAAATGGCTTCCAATTGGGTGCGTGCCTGTACGCCTGCGCCGAAAATGGCCGCAACCACACTATCAGGTCGAGCAAGGAGGTCAGTAGCAGCACCGGATGCGGCACCCGTACGAATGGCTGTCAGTGTTCCTCCCTCCAGCAGTCCCGTCGGCCGACCTGTGCTGGCCTCCAGCACCAATACCGCAGCATGTAGGGTGGGCAACCCTTGTTGTGCATTGCGGGGGAACACTGATACGGTTTTCACTGCCAACGCCTCGCCCTCTCTGTCGTCTACGAAGGCAGGCATGAACAGACTCTCGCCTTCGTGAGCGGGTATCACCACCTTGGCACGCAGCGGTACCTGAGCCCGACCATCCGAAAACGATGCAAAAGCTCGTTTCATCGCTGCTATACACGCATCCATAGGCAGTGCCATACGCACATCCTCCCCTTTAAGCACGATCATATATCTTCTCTCTCCTATTCCTTATTCTCGTAAAAACGATCCCGTTCGATTGCTTGCTAGTACTACTGTTATAATCGTGTTAAAATCTATTGGTATCGTAAGATAATATTTCAGCATTGCAAATCGTGTCCTTCCGAACCCGCAGCATTCGGAATTACTTAACCACGTGTACTTATACTACTAACCATAAACCCGTGACATGACAAGCAGGGAAGGGATGTAGAAGCATGCACGAATGGGCATTGGCAGAAGCGGTAATCGAGACGGCCATAGAGGAATCGCGAAAAGGGGGGCTGGAAGAGATCAGCGAAATAACCGTTCAGATCGGTGAGTTACAGCAGATAGAGCTCGAAGTGTTCCAGTTCGCCCTGGATGAAATAGCCAAAGCGCACGATGAGGACTCGTTACTGACGAACGCGAAGATGCGCCTGGAAACGGAGCGGGCGATCTTCAAGTGCCGCGTTTGCGGAACCGAATGGGATTATCGAGATACCTGCGTAAACGAGGACGAGGGCGAGGCGATTCATTTCGCTCCTGAGGTTGCGCATGTGTATGTCCGCTGCCCGTCGTGTAAGAGTCCAGATTTTGAGGTTATCCAAGGTCGCGGCGTCCTGCTCAAAGCGATAAAAGGGAAGAGGTAGGTTGCAATGGTAACAGATCCGCGTGTGAGCGTCATTGACCGGAGATTATCAGGCATCAAGCGAATCATTGCGGTAACCGGCGGGAAAGGCGGTATTGGCAAGAGTTTGACCTCGTCGCTGCTCGCACTGACGTTGTCGCGAATGGGGTACCGGGTCGGGCTGCTGGATCTGGACCTGTCTGCACCGTCAACGCACGTGATCCTGGGCATAGACAGTGTGTATCCGAAGGAAGAGTACGGCATCATCCCGCCTGAGGTGCACGGAATATCATTTATGAGCATTATCTACTTCACCGGTAACGAGCCCGCACCGCTGCGCGGCGAGGATATAACGAACGCGATGCTGGAGCTGCTCGCCATCACGCAGTGGGGCTCGCTTGATTTCCTCATTGTTGACATGCCGCCGGGCATTGGCGATGCTTCGATGGACGTTATACGCTGGCTGAAGCGAGCTGAGTTCCTGGTGATGACCACCGCTTCGAAAGTGGCACTAGAAACGGTGAAGAAGGTACTCAAAATGCTCGAGGAATTGCATAAGCCGATTATCGGCGTCATCGAGAATATGAAGATGAGGGAGTCGTCGGCGGTGCAAGACGAGCTGAACGGATTCAACGTGCCGATCTTAGGAGATATAGATTTTGATATGGATCTTGAGGATTCGATCGGAGATGCAAATACGTTATTAGAAACAGACATGGCAACACGTCTGAAAGCGATTGCCATGAATACTCCAGAGTTCCAGTTGAACTCAGATCTTTAGAATTTTGAAAAGGTCTTTTCTAACCTTCTCATCACCAATTATGTCCTCGATGGTGAAAAAGTAGTCAATAATGCTCTTGCTTTTTGCGATTTCTTCTTTAGCTTTTGTTGTTAACGAAACTCCTTGCATTATCAACACCGTTATTGATTTTGAGTTCTCTTGCTTAGCACGTCTTAAGCTCTTCAATGCCGCTCCAAACCTTTCGAGCACACCAGCAGGGTCAATACCGCCTTTTATTTCTACGGCTATTTGGATAAGATCCTTTTTATAAACCCCGATATCCGGTTCATTTCCCAATATGACTTTCTTCCCTGCTCGTAGTTTTAGTACTTCCCCTTTTCCATGAGCGATTTCTTCGAGCAACAGTTTTCTTTCGCGGATTCTTCTCTCTATTAAGTCCTTGATAACTATCTCAGCCTTATCTCCCTTGGTATTTTGCCATGAACCTTGTGCCTGCGAGCCAGCAGCCATCCCTCGCCATATATCGAATTCTCTGGCATCTATCTTTTCATCATGTTCAATCAGAATGCTGACGATTTTATTCAAATGCTTTGCGATAGACAAGGCACTATCATCTGTAAGTAAACCTTTTCCTCCTTCATATCGGGTTATGCTCAAGCTTACCCGGCTCATTGATTTCTGTGAGACCATCGCAAGCATTCTGTAATAGCTAATTCGTTTTGGATTTTCTATAAACACATCGGGATGTGAAAACACTATTATAGGTTTAATACCTCGATGAATTGCTCTTTTCCAAGCTCTTTCAGTAATTCCCAACTTAGTTCTATTCCAGTCAAGCTCTTCTCCTTTTATCTTTTCAAGTTCATAGGCGATTTCAAGTAGTCCCCACTCATGAAGTTTTTGATGAAAAAATTCACTTTTCGTAATCTGATCAATTGTCCAACTTTCTTTTTCTTTTTCTGAAGGCATAATTATTTCTCCCACATAACGATGCTCTCTCTCACAGGGACTCTCCCATACTTCTTCATCTGTTGCGAGCTATTACCTTTATATCGTGCTACTATAATTTCCTTCACCTCAAATCCAACCTCCTCTGCCATTTCAGAAAGCACTAAATCCACGGGTATCAACTCACCTTCAAATCGAACATTGTCCACAACCATAGCAACTTTAGCTCCAGGAGCTAGTACTTTAAACCACTCTGCTATAACCTTCTGCATGTCTATGAAATAAGTTATAATCATGCTCGGTATTTTAGGATTGTTGAGTTTTTTCATTTCTAAAATTTCAACCACTTCTTTTATTAATTGGTGTGGTGGAGTTTCATCTTTTCGTATTTTTGATTCAATATGTGACCGCAAAATACCAAAACGGATAGCTTTTAGTTCATCAAAATTGTTGACAAAATGGAAACATAACTCAAGTGCATAAGTTCTCGTGTAATCATAACGATTCGCGTATGGTGGGGAGGTAATAATAATAGTAGGTCTCCTCTTGAAGTTAATGTCAGATAAATCTCTTGTGTCTCCAAGAAATACATCAGGCATAACTTCTTCTGTTATTGCGGGATTATGATGGAGTAGTTTCATACGGTGGATATCTTCTTCCACCTGTGCGATTTTCCGGTTCATTGCGTCAATAGGATTGGAAGTTTTTTTATCACGCGTTAATCGGAGAAATTGCCCGTCTTTTGATGTGAAGCTGCATTCTTCCAAAATAGAAAAGAAGAGGAAGAGAAGAAGATCATGATAGGGTGAAGGCAAACTCCCAATAGCGGCTTTTAGTTTCCTGAGTGCTAAAAGAGTTTCAGAATCAAAGGCAACTTTCATGATGGGTACATCTAATGCCACTTTTGCAGGCTCGCTTTTTTGTATTTGTGGTTTCAGAGCGGCCCAGATATTCTTCAGTTCATTCTCTTTCAGTACAAAAAACGCTGGCAACGTTTTTGAGATAAAATAAGCTATGGGCAATCTATCGATCCCCACTGAGGGGATACCGTGAGTCAAAGATACGAACATCGTGGTCCCCAGTCCAGAAAATGGGTCAAGCACATAATCACTGGAGTCCGCTTCAAACCGTCTCAAAAACTCCGTTACAAAATCGAAAGCAAAAGCTTCTTTGTACCTGTAAATTCTCAAAAAGGGAATTTTTCTATTTCCTACATAAGAAACGTTAGAGCCTA
The DNA window shown above is from Methanomicrobia archaeon and carries:
- a CDS encoding cupin domain-containing protein — translated: MTEIDRATAGSTERRKQIRNCTYFTTLDNTALCELLHPANEPKELAIRFSIAHALVKPGETTRPHRLKTSAEVYYIVDDKGKMSIDDETATLHSGQAVYIPPGSKQHIQNTGDSDLKFVCIVYPMWCHEDEELV
- a CDS encoding ornithine cyclodeaminase family protein; this translates as MIVLKGEDVRMALPMDACIAAMKRAFASFSDGRAQVPLRAKVVIPAHEGESLFMPAFVDDREGEALAVKTVSVFPRNAQQGLPTLHAAVLVLEASTGRPTGLLEGGTLTAIRTGAASGAATDLLARPDSVVAAIFGAGVQARTQLEAICTVRAIQTVWVYDRIQERVEAFISEMAGTGPIPRDLRAAASPQQAVADADVICTATTSVTPVFADADLKSGVHINGIGSYTPDMQEVPAETVSRALVVVDSREAALAEAGDLIQPIRQGTISEEHLHAELGELVLGRKQGRTRSEQVTFFKSVGVAVQDAVAARLAVQNAEVQGLGQRVDW
- the hypA gene encoding hydrogenase nickel incorporation protein HypA, which translates into the protein MHEWALAEAVIETAIEESRKGGLEEISEITVQIGELQQIELEVFQFALDEIAKAHDEDSLLTNAKMRLETERAIFKCRVCGTEWDYRDTCVNEDEGEAIHFAPEVAHVYVRCPSCKSPDFEVIQGRGVLLKAIKGKR
- a CDS encoding P-loop NTPase, which produces MVTDPRVSVIDRRLSGIKRIIAVTGGKGGIGKSLTSSLLALTLSRMGYRVGLLDLDLSAPSTHVILGIDSVYPKEEYGIIPPEVHGISFMSIIYFTGNEPAPLRGEDITNAMLELLAITQWGSLDFLIVDMPPGIGDASMDVIRWLKRAEFLVMTTASKVALETVKKVLKMLEELHKPIIGVIENMKMRESSAVQDELNGFNVPILGDIDFDMDLEDSIGDANTLLETDMATRLKAIAMNTPEFQLNSDL
- a CDS encoding XcyI family restriction endonuclease, whose amino-acid sequence is MPSEKEKESWTIDQITKSEFFHQKLHEWGLLEIAYELEKIKGEELDWNRTKLGITERAWKRAIHRGIKPIIVFSHPDVFIENPKRISYYRMLAMVSQKSMSRVSLSITRYEGGKGLLTDDSALSIAKHLNKIVSILIEHDEKIDAREFDIWRGMAAGSQAQGSWQNTKGDKAEIVIKDLIERRIRERKLLLEEIAHGKGEVLKLRAGKKVILGNEPDIGVYKKDLIQIAVEIKGGIDPAGVLERFGAALKSLRRAKQENSKSITVLIMQGVSLTTKAKEEIAKSKSIIDYFFTIEDIIGDEKVRKDLFKILKI